A window of the Cystobacter fuscus genome harbors these coding sequences:
- a CDS encoding endonuclease/exonuclease/phosphatase family protein: MTQSVAAPAQTVSAVAPGQEEVDLRVMTFNIQSGLQGLDKVADVIRSAAPDIVALQEVDVRSLRASGLDQPAVLAERTGLPYYAHFRTTSLFGGDYGVALLSRFPLESVQQHPLPVVEGTEPRTLAHALVKVNGQEVSVYVTHLTRRPFNNAIRVRQSVAIMALVSQDPRPKLLMGDMNDTPESNSLRLFTRELMDVFAQRGEGSAITYPLPIIPSLRLDYVLASERFMPRRSKVLRVKASDHFPVVADLTLLGPVRAPAPQLATGEPSMASSASSQ, from the coding sequence ATGACTCAGTCGGTCGCCGCCCCGGCCCAGACGGTCTCCGCCGTGGCGCCCGGTCAGGAAGAGGTGGACTTGAGGGTGATGACCTTCAACATCCAGTCCGGCCTCCAGGGACTCGACAAGGTGGCGGACGTCATCCGCTCCGCCGCGCCCGACATCGTCGCCCTGCAGGAAGTGGATGTCCGCTCCCTGAGGGCCAGCGGATTGGATCAACCCGCGGTGCTCGCCGAGCGCACGGGGCTGCCGTACTACGCCCATTTCCGCACCACCTCGCTGTTCGGTGGGGATTATGGCGTGGCGCTCCTGTCACGCTTTCCGCTGGAGTCCGTGCAGCAGCACCCGCTGCCCGTGGTGGAGGGCACCGAGCCGCGCACCCTGGCCCATGCGCTGGTGAAGGTGAACGGGCAGGAGGTGAGCGTCTACGTCACCCACCTCACCCGGCGGCCCTTCAACAACGCCATCCGCGTGCGCCAGAGCGTGGCCATCATGGCGCTGGTGAGCCAGGACCCCCGGCCCAAGCTGCTCATGGGCGACATGAACGACACGCCCGAATCCAACTCGCTGCGGCTCTTCACGCGCGAGCTCATGGACGTGTTCGCCCAGCGCGGCGAGGGCTCCGCCATCACCTACCCCCTGCCCATCATCCCCAGCCTGCGCCTCGATTACGTCCTGGCGAGCGAGCGCTTCATGCCCCGGCGCAGCAAGGTCCTGCGCGTGAAGGCCTCGGATCACTTCCCGGTGGTGGCCGATCTCACCCTGCTCGGCCCGGTGCGTGCGCCTGCCCCCCAGCTCGCGACGGGGGAA
- a CDS encoding saccharopine dehydrogenase family protein — translation MPKSAKPEFDVIVWGATGFTGRLVAEYLARTQDTHRARWALAGRDRSKLEQVRAKIASTNAACTELPLLLANAQDAASLDTLVGRTRVIISTVGPYARYGNELVAACARGGTDYCDLTGEVQWMRRMIDAHDAQARESGARIVHTCGFDSIPSDLGVLMLQEYMREQHGGHCDRVRYYTTKLKGGVSGGTVASMLQMMDEMEKDPSLRRVLGNTHALDPEPRRGRPEERDQMGVRYDAELGSWTAPFFMASVNTRVVRRSNALLGYPWGKDFLYSEASSFGPGARGLLSATSFTAGMGAFLGLSSVSRVRKELEKRVLPAPGEGPSEEQREKGSFTIKLLGEGQSTKTGARVKLEGKVAARGDPGYAATSRMLAESALCLAFDDVPSAGGILTPASGMGTRLIDRLRKADMTFEVREATSNTY, via the coding sequence ATGCCCAAGTCCGCCAAACCCGAATTCGATGTCATCGTCTGGGGAGCCACCGGCTTCACCGGCCGCCTCGTCGCGGAGTACCTCGCCCGTACCCAGGACACCCACCGGGCACGCTGGGCACTCGCGGGCCGGGATCGCTCCAAGCTCGAGCAGGTGCGCGCGAAGATCGCCAGCACCAACGCCGCGTGCACCGAGCTGCCCCTGCTGCTCGCGAACGCCCAGGACGCGGCCTCGCTGGACACGCTGGTGGGCCGCACCCGCGTCATCATCAGCACCGTGGGCCCCTACGCGCGCTACGGCAACGAGCTGGTGGCGGCCTGTGCCCGCGGCGGCACCGACTACTGCGACCTGACGGGCGAGGTGCAGTGGATGCGCCGGATGATCGACGCCCACGACGCCCAGGCCCGTGAGAGCGGCGCGCGCATCGTGCACACCTGCGGCTTCGACTCCATCCCCTCGGACCTGGGCGTGCTCATGCTCCAGGAGTACATGCGCGAGCAGCACGGGGGCCACTGCGACCGGGTGCGCTACTACACGACGAAGCTCAAGGGCGGCGTCAGCGGCGGCACCGTGGCGAGCATGCTGCAGATGATGGACGAGATGGAGAAGGACCCGTCCCTGCGCCGGGTGCTCGGCAATACCCACGCGCTCGACCCCGAGCCGCGGCGCGGCCGCCCCGAGGAGCGCGATCAGATGGGCGTGCGCTACGACGCGGAGCTGGGCAGCTGGACGGCCCCCTTCTTCATGGCCTCGGTGAACACGCGCGTGGTGCGCCGCTCCAATGCCCTGCTCGGCTACCCCTGGGGCAAGGACTTCCTCTACTCCGAGGCGAGCAGCTTCGGGCCCGGCGCCAGGGGACTGCTCTCCGCCACGAGCTTCACCGCGGGAATGGGTGCCTTCCTCGGACTCTCGAGCGTGTCGCGCGTGCGCAAGGAACTCGAGAAGCGCGTGCTGCCCGCCCCCGGCGAGGGCCCCTCGGAGGAGCAGCGGGAGAAGGGTTCCTTCACCATCAAGCTGCTCGGCGAGGGCCAGTCGACCAAGACGGGAGCGCGGGTGAAGCTGGAGGGCAAGGTGGCCGCCAGGGGAGATCCGGGCTACGCCGCGACGTCGCGGATGCTCGCCGAGTCGGCACTGTGCCTCGCCTTCGATGACGTCCCCTCCGCGGGCGGCATCCTCACCCCCGCCTCGGGCATGGGCACCCGCCTCATCGACCGGCTGCGCAAGGCCGACATGACGTTCGAGGTGCGCGAGGCCACGTCGAACACCTACTGA
- a CDS encoding family 16 glycosylhydrolase, with translation MARDAMWKRMAFALLLTACGSNGAPDGGGDGNPPGGQNPSGPPPPIQLGAPPSLEWRDGYSAFDEPFDTLDLARWRPSDGWANSGDFNAGWRADHAVVTDGRLELILDTATCSTGGCSGRPYASGEVATQRYYGYGRYEVRMKPVRTPGTMTAFAITTGPAESTRSDSIDLAILGQNTKALRLNYITNGQRHDLGVNLPFDAADDFHTYGIEWTRDAIHWYVDDQRIHSETGYKGELPSVPGRALVNFWPGNVGTTSSWMGRFTYPGSPLVVGVEQVRYGPAAPVELLESFDTPEQAAQWVRTVGTGASLTARQSNQGHQGKSLYLDYNTSATAYAYTARTFSEPQDWTGARYLNFWFRGYQTGNPFRVELRDNGPSADAAERFEYRFQDDFKGWKWVSVPLTSFTRRTDGQPAGAPEDGLTLSGVWGLAFQPLAGNNEAFIDDLELER, from the coding sequence ATGGCTCGCGACGCGATGTGGAAGCGGATGGCCTTCGCTCTGCTCCTGACGGCCTGTGGCTCGAACGGAGCCCCGGATGGAGGAGGCGACGGAAACCCACCCGGTGGGCAGAACCCCAGTGGCCCCCCACCCCCCATCCAGCTCGGCGCGCCCCCCTCCCTGGAGTGGCGCGACGGCTACTCCGCCTTCGACGAGCCCTTCGACACGTTGGACCTCGCGCGCTGGCGCCCCTCGGACGGATGGGCGAACAGCGGGGACTTCAACGCCGGCTGGCGCGCGGACCACGCTGTCGTCACCGACGGCCGGTTGGAGCTGATCCTCGACACCGCGACCTGCTCGACGGGAGGCTGCTCCGGACGGCCCTACGCCTCGGGTGAGGTCGCCACCCAGCGCTATTACGGCTATGGGCGCTACGAGGTGCGGATGAAGCCCGTGCGCACCCCGGGCACGATGACCGCCTTCGCCATCACCACGGGCCCCGCCGAGTCGACGCGCTCGGACTCCATCGACCTGGCCATCCTCGGGCAGAACACCAAGGCCCTGCGCCTCAACTACATCACCAACGGGCAGCGGCATGACCTGGGGGTGAACCTGCCCTTCGACGCCGCGGACGACTTCCACACCTACGGCATCGAATGGACGCGCGACGCCATCCACTGGTACGTCGACGACCAGCGCATCCACTCCGAGACGGGCTACAAGGGAGAGCTGCCGTCCGTGCCAGGACGAGCCCTCGTGAACTTCTGGCCCGGGAACGTGGGCACCACCTCGTCCTGGATGGGCCGCTTCACCTACCCGGGAAGCCCCCTGGTCGTGGGCGTCGAGCAGGTCCGCTACGGCCCGGCCGCGCCCGTCGAGTTGCTGGAGAGCTTCGACACCCCCGAGCAGGCCGCCCAGTGGGTGCGCACGGTGGGCACGGGCGCGAGCCTCACCGCCCGGCAGTCCAACCAGGGGCATCAGGGCAAGTCGCTGTACCTGGACTACAACACGAGCGCCACGGCGTACGCGTACACCGCGCGCACCTTCTCCGAGCCCCAGGACTGGACGGGGGCGCGCTACCTGAACTTCTGGTTCAGGGGCTATCAGACGGGCAACCCGTTCCGGGTGGAGCTGCGCGACAACGGCCCGAGCGCCGACGCGGCGGAGCGCTTCGAGTACCGCTTCCAGGACGACTTCAAGGGCTGGAAGTGGGTGAGCGTGCCCCTGACGTCCTTCACCCGGCGCACGGACGGGCAGCCCGCGGGCGCGCCCGAGGACGGACTGACGCTGTCGGGCGTGTGGGGCCTGGCCTTCCAGCCCCTGGCGGGCAACAACGAGGCCTTCATCGACGACCTCGAGCTGGAGCGCTGA
- the proS gene encoding proline--tRNA ligase, with protein MAEKLAPREKGFSEWYVDLVQKAKLADYSDVKGCMVIRPNGYAIWENMQRVLDKMFKDLGHKNAYFPLLIPESYLKKEAEHVEGFNPQLAVVTHAGGAKLEEPYVIRPTSETIINRSFAKWIQSYRDLPLLINQWANVMRWEMRTRLFLRTTEFLWQEGHTCHETEEDAEKETRQMLEVYRTFAEDYMAMPVMTGRKSESERFAGALRTYSIEAMMQDKKALQAGTSHNLGQNFAKAFDTTFQGRDGKQHHVWQTSWGVSTRLIGGLIMTHSDDAGLIVPPRLAPVHVVIIPISGKASDAEKTQVLEKTHALAADLKKAGLSVVVDDDDTKSPGFKYNEHELTGTCLRVELGPKDLAKGTCVMVRRDARQKEFIPLEQAVAKASEMLDAMQKGLFDKAKAFREANTFEVNSYEEMKEKADAGFLLAHWNLDPKVEARIKEETGLTTRNRPFALAQEPGKCVVTGEPSPGRIVFSKAY; from the coding sequence ATGGCCGAGAAGCTGGCGCCGCGCGAGAAGGGCTTTTCCGAGTGGTACGTGGACCTGGTCCAGAAGGCGAAGCTCGCCGACTACTCGGACGTGAAGGGCTGCATGGTCATCCGTCCCAATGGCTACGCCATCTGGGAGAACATGCAGCGCGTCCTGGACAAGATGTTCAAGGACCTGGGCCACAAGAACGCCTACTTCCCCCTGCTCATCCCCGAGAGCTACCTGAAGAAGGAGGCCGAGCACGTCGAGGGCTTCAACCCGCAGCTCGCGGTGGTGACGCACGCGGGCGGCGCCAAGCTCGAGGAGCCCTACGTCATCCGGCCCACGAGCGAGACCATCATCAACCGCTCCTTCGCCAAGTGGATCCAGAGCTACCGGGACCTGCCGCTGCTCATCAACCAGTGGGCCAACGTGATGCGCTGGGAGATGCGCACGCGCCTGTTCCTGCGCACCACCGAGTTCCTCTGGCAGGAAGGCCACACCTGCCACGAGACGGAGGAGGACGCGGAGAAGGAGACGCGGCAGATGCTGGAGGTCTACCGGACGTTCGCCGAGGACTACATGGCGATGCCGGTGATGACGGGGCGCAAGTCGGAGTCGGAGCGGTTCGCCGGCGCGCTGCGCACCTACAGCATCGAGGCGATGATGCAGGACAAGAAGGCGCTGCAGGCGGGCACCAGCCACAACCTGGGGCAGAACTTCGCCAAGGCCTTCGACACCACCTTCCAGGGCCGCGACGGCAAGCAGCACCACGTGTGGCAGACGTCCTGGGGCGTGTCCACGCGCCTCATCGGCGGCCTCATCATGACGCACTCGGATGACGCGGGCCTCATCGTGCCGCCCAGGCTCGCCCCCGTGCACGTGGTCATCATCCCCATCTCCGGCAAGGCCAGCGACGCGGAGAAGACGCAGGTGCTCGAGAAGACGCACGCGCTCGCCGCGGACCTGAAGAAGGCGGGCCTGAGCGTGGTGGTGGACGACGACGACACCAAGAGCCCGGGCTTCAAGTACAACGAGCACGAGCTGACGGGCACGTGTCTGCGCGTGGAGCTGGGCCCCAAGGACCTGGCCAAGGGCACCTGCGTCATGGTGCGCCGCGACGCGCGCCAGAAGGAGTTCATCCCCCTGGAGCAGGCCGTGGCCAAGGCCTCGGAGATGCTCGACGCGATGCAGAAGGGGCTGTTCGACAAGGCCAAGGCCTTCCGCGAGGCCAACACCTTCGAGGTCAACAGCTACGAGGAGATGAAGGAGAAGGCGGACGCGGGCTTCCTGCTCGCCCACTGGAACCTGGACCCCAAGGTCGAGGCGCGCATCAAGGAGGAGACGGGCCTCACCACGCGCAACCGGCCGTTCGCGCTCGCCCAGGAGCCCGGCAAGTGCGTGGTCACCGGGGAGCCGTCTCCCGGCCGCATCGTCTTCTCCAAGGCGTACTGA
- a CDS encoding bifunctional metallophosphatase/5'-nucleotidase — translation MSVPPLSPSSLARPRVLLLGALVSGALFSLHAGCGGDSTPPESKQIHVQLLAFNDFHGNLEPPTGSNGTLATVGEDGGTVNVSAGGAAHFAAHIEQLRAQNPNTVVVAAGDLIGASPLISGIFHDEPTVTVLNQIGLDITSVGNHEFDDGRDELLRMQNGGCHPEGCKSSESFPGAKFKYLSANVFTNTATRETLLPAYEIREFEGVKVAFVGMTLEGTPGIVNPTGIAGLSFQDEADTVNALVPGLKAQGVEAIVVLIHEGGYPANKSLYDGCEGVSGAILDIVSRLDPEVDFIHSGHTHEAYNCVIDGRRVTSASSFGRAISQVDLVLDTGTKDVVSVEARNHIVTRDATNSTVDTMVKDYAARAAPQANRVIGRTPVDLKMPPRTTIPSGQSGESLLGNAIADAFLEATRDADKGGAVIAVTNPGGVRADIPAGDITYGQTFTVQPFSNSVTTVTLTGEQIHQMLEQQFQGANTRILQVSSGFTYSWSVSAPQGKKVDPASIRLNGEPLDPAATYRVTETNYLAAGGDGFSVFTQGQDLRTGPIDLDAFAAYLEAHNPLTPPTDKRITVVP, via the coding sequence ATGTCCGTTCCCCCGCTCTCCCCTTCCTCGCTGGCACGCCCCCGCGTCCTGCTGCTCGGAGCGCTCGTCTCGGGCGCCTTGTTCTCACTGCACGCCGGTTGCGGAGGGGACTCCACGCCCCCCGAGTCCAAGCAGATCCACGTCCAACTGCTGGCCTTCAACGACTTCCACGGCAACCTGGAGCCACCCACGGGCAGCAACGGGACCCTCGCCACGGTCGGCGAGGACGGGGGCACCGTCAACGTGAGCGCGGGCGGCGCGGCCCACTTCGCCGCCCACATCGAGCAGCTCCGGGCCCAGAACCCCAACACCGTGGTCGTCGCGGCGGGAGACCTCATCGGCGCCTCCCCGCTCATCTCGGGCATCTTCCATGACGAGCCCACCGTCACCGTGCTGAACCAGATCGGCCTGGACATCACCTCCGTGGGCAACCACGAGTTCGACGATGGCCGCGACGAGCTGCTGCGCATGCAGAACGGGGGCTGCCACCCCGAGGGGTGCAAGAGCAGCGAGTCCTTTCCCGGCGCGAAGTTCAAGTACCTCTCGGCCAACGTGTTCACGAACACGGCCACCCGGGAGACGCTGCTGCCCGCCTACGAGATTCGCGAGTTCGAGGGCGTGAAGGTGGCCTTCGTCGGCATGACGCTCGAGGGCACGCCGGGAATCGTCAACCCGACCGGCATCGCCGGGCTCTCCTTCCAGGACGAGGCCGACACGGTCAACGCGCTCGTGCCCGGACTGAAGGCCCAGGGCGTCGAGGCCATCGTGGTGCTCATCCACGAGGGAGGCTATCCCGCCAACAAGAGCCTGTATGACGGCTGCGAGGGCGTCTCCGGCGCCATCCTGGACATCGTCTCCCGGTTGGATCCCGAGGTGGACTTCATCCACTCCGGCCACACGCACGAGGCCTACAACTGCGTCATCGACGGGCGGCGCGTGACGAGCGCGTCCAGCTTCGGGCGCGCCATCTCCCAGGTGGACCTGGTGCTGGACACCGGCACCAAGGACGTGGTGTCGGTGGAAGCGCGCAACCACATCGTCACGCGGGACGCGACGAACTCCACCGTGGACACGATGGTGAAGGACTACGCCGCCCGCGCCGCCCCTCAGGCCAACCGCGTCATCGGCAGGACCCCTGTCGATCTCAAGATGCCCCCGCGCACCACCATCCCCTCCGGACAGTCGGGCGAGTCGCTCCTGGGCAACGCCATCGCGGACGCGTTTCTCGAGGCGACGCGCGATGCGGACAAGGGGGGCGCGGTCATCGCCGTCACCAACCCGGGAGGCGTGCGCGCGGACATCCCCGCCGGGGACATCACCTACGGGCAGACCTTCACCGTACAGCCCTTCTCCAACAGCGTGACCACGGTGACGCTCACCGGCGAGCAGATCCATCAAATGCTGGAGCAACAGTTCCAGGGCGCCAACACGCGCATCCTCCAGGTGTCGTCCGGCTTCACCTACTCCTGGTCGGTGTCGGCACCGCAGGGGAAGAAGGTGGACCCGGCGTCCATCCGGCTCAACGGCGAGCCCCTGGACCCGGCGGCCACCTACCGCGTCACGGAGACGAACTACCTGGCCGCGGGAGGAGATGGGTTCAGCGTCTTCACCCAGGGACAGGACCTTCGCACGGGCCCCATCGATCTCGACGCCTTCGCGGCCTACCTCGAGGCCCACAACCCGCTGACCCCGCCGACGGACAAGCGCATCACCGTGGTTCCGTGA
- the thpR gene encoding RNA 2',3'-cyclic phosphodiesterase: MRLFVAVTLGRSVEEAATAALEQLRGLAPRARWVSPANLHLTLNFLGEVDDERAAQVKQVLEHVGPRHEPLVLNIRGGGSFGAPSHPRVLWAGVEGNTAALGALQADVTEGLRPLGFEPEHRAYVAHLTLARAKQPRGDRELAGCARALQEARWGEARVDGLVLFESLGGRYHPRAEIPLGARAP; this comes from the coding sequence ATGCGCCTCTTCGTCGCCGTGACCCTGGGCAGGAGCGTGGAGGAAGCGGCCACCGCGGCCCTGGAGCAGTTGCGCGGCCTGGCGCCGCGCGCGCGCTGGGTTTCTCCGGCCAACCTGCACCTGACCCTGAACTTCCTGGGAGAGGTGGACGACGAGCGGGCCGCCCAGGTGAAGCAGGTACTCGAGCACGTGGGGCCGCGGCATGAGCCCCTCGTGCTGAACATCCGGGGGGGTGGGAGCTTCGGGGCGCCGTCACACCCGCGGGTGCTGTGGGCGGGAGTCGAGGGGAACACGGCCGCGCTGGGCGCGCTCCAGGCTGACGTGACGGAGGGCTTGCGGCCCCTGGGGTTCGAGCCCGAGCACCGCGCATACGTGGCGCACCTCACGCTGGCGCGGGCGAAACAGCCCCGGGGAGACCGGGAGCTGGCCGGGTGCGCGCGAGCCCTCCAGGAGGCGCGCTGGGGCGAGGCGCGGGTGGACGGCCTCGTGCTCTTCGAGAGCCTCGGCGGCCGCTACCATCCCCGCGCCGAGATTCCCCTGGGCGCTCGGGCGCCCTGA
- a CDS encoding putative metal-binding motif-containing protein, producing the protein MSSRLVLLVGLVACLSIGCRDQGAVKLTISFPNFKPGCIRVSVKDAQGAGEERSTELQEQLVGKKRGEKVTVAAFREEGWGPTLTVTATAFEQKCGQGPEFVASDSVDVGRGVSSAALTLVADDADDDGYVSKASGGTDCNDGEATVHPGQAELCNTRDDNCDGKPDEGFEQVGQQCGTGSSTCQTWACDAVGAMSCQEVTPKWYRDQDGDGEGDPQQGLSQCAKPAGYVNNDRDCDDTRKERYSTATELCNGVNDNCDDVVDEGFNTGATCTGELGCGGKIECATTTQSVCKVVTSTWYLDGDQDGHGAKATEIKACGTTAPGSNYVASSDDCDDTKNNVYTGAPEFCDTLDNNCNNQTDEGFDVGATCDAGNECTGKKECSPDGKSSLCKSTTSPTKYYVDTDLDNYGDDNSVIQTCGTPAAGYITQGGDCDDGNRFTHPNATEVCDLADNDCDNTTDEENVCPTTPAWTNYPSSGSETWYSVALYGNGGVWVAGGDKFHQRKSKETSFQDLSTCTAGASVYSVAATPGSGDALLGGNDGFMARYDPNSELCVDPGKKSVDTHIKGAIAFPLGNDIEAHFVGFNTSTGPDKGRAFRVLTPQGTNYDTQSVSEELTDVHGLSQDTLFAVGGTNASSIYRFDKTSGNWSPETISSRGGTLQGIWVVNPKLAYAVGNGGIMYGWDGSAWSKFTPTPPGEHLSSVVAFGSRSIYISTLTGRVYRYNGSAWTKVFDLGSTTPGQFRDIAANNPGDIWVVGSNGNRYHWPQ; encoded by the coding sequence ATGTCCTCACGTCTCGTACTCCTCGTGGGCCTGGTGGCCTGCTTGAGCATTGGCTGTCGTGATCAGGGAGCGGTGAAGCTCACCATCTCCTTTCCGAATTTCAAACCCGGCTGCATCCGCGTGAGCGTGAAGGACGCTCAAGGCGCGGGCGAGGAGCGCTCGACGGAGCTCCAGGAGCAGCTCGTGGGGAAGAAACGCGGCGAGAAGGTGACGGTGGCGGCATTTCGCGAGGAGGGCTGGGGCCCGACGCTCACCGTCACCGCGACGGCGTTCGAGCAGAAGTGCGGGCAGGGCCCCGAGTTCGTCGCGTCGGACTCCGTCGACGTGGGCCGGGGCGTCTCCTCGGCGGCGCTGACGCTCGTGGCGGATGACGCGGACGATGATGGCTACGTCTCCAAGGCCAGTGGCGGCACGGACTGCAATGACGGAGAGGCCACGGTGCACCCCGGGCAGGCGGAGCTGTGCAACACCCGGGATGACAACTGCGACGGCAAACCAGACGAGGGCTTCGAGCAGGTCGGCCAGCAGTGCGGCACGGGGAGCAGCACGTGTCAGACCTGGGCCTGTGATGCCGTGGGAGCCATGAGTTGCCAGGAGGTCACGCCCAAGTGGTATCGCGACCAGGATGGGGACGGCGAAGGCGACCCCCAGCAGGGCCTGAGCCAGTGCGCCAAACCGGCGGGCTACGTGAACAACGACCGCGACTGCGACGACACCCGGAAGGAGCGCTACAGCACCGCGACCGAGCTGTGCAACGGGGTGAACGACAACTGTGATGACGTGGTCGACGAGGGATTCAACACCGGCGCCACCTGCACGGGTGAGCTCGGATGTGGGGGCAAGATCGAATGCGCCACGACCACCCAGTCCGTGTGCAAGGTCGTGACGAGCACCTGGTACCTGGACGGGGACCAGGACGGTCATGGCGCGAAGGCCACGGAAATAAAGGCCTGCGGCACCACTGCACCCGGTAGCAACTACGTCGCCAGCTCGGACGATTGCGATGACACCAAGAACAACGTGTACACCGGAGCCCCGGAATTCTGCGACACGCTGGACAACAATTGCAACAACCAGACGGACGAGGGCTTCGACGTAGGCGCGACGTGCGACGCGGGCAATGAGTGCACAGGCAAGAAGGAGTGCTCGCCGGATGGAAAGAGCAGCCTGTGCAAATCCACGACGTCTCCCACGAAGTACTACGTGGACACCGACCTCGATAATTACGGTGATGACAACTCGGTCATCCAGACGTGCGGTACGCCCGCCGCCGGATACATTACCCAAGGGGGAGACTGCGACGACGGCAACCGGTTCACCCACCCGAATGCGACCGAGGTCTGCGATCTCGCGGACAACGATTGCGACAACACCACGGATGAAGAGAACGTTTGTCCCACGACTCCAGCTTGGACGAACTACCCCTCGTCAGGTTCGGAGACCTGGTATTCCGTGGCGCTCTATGGAAATGGAGGCGTGTGGGTCGCTGGCGGTGACAAATTCCACCAGCGTAAATCCAAAGAGACAAGCTTCCAGGACCTGAGCACCTGCACGGCAGGGGCGAGCGTGTACAGCGTTGCCGCGACTCCGGGCTCAGGGGACGCCCTGCTCGGAGGGAACGATGGGTTCATGGCGCGGTATGACCCGAACAGCGAGCTGTGTGTGGACCCTGGGAAGAAGTCCGTGGATACGCACATCAAGGGTGCCATCGCCTTCCCCCTTGGAAACGACATCGAAGCCCACTTCGTGGGATTCAACACAAGCACTGGCCCAGACAAAGGACGTGCGTTCCGGGTGCTCACGCCCCAAGGCACCAACTACGACACCCAGTCCGTGTCCGAGGAACTGACGGACGTGCATGGCCTCTCACAAGACACGCTGTTCGCCGTCGGTGGGACAAACGCGTCCAGTATCTACCGGTTCGACAAAACCTCGGGGAACTGGAGTCCAGAGACCATTTCCAGCAGAGGAGGCACCCTTCAAGGTATCTGGGTCGTGAACCCCAAGCTGGCCTATGCCGTGGGCAACGGTGGAATCATGTACGGTTGGGATGGTTCTGCCTGGAGCAAGTTCACGCCTACGCCACCGGGTGAACACCTCAGCTCGGTGGTGGCCTTTGGGAGCCGTTCCATCTACATCTCCACGCTGACTGGGAGGGTCTACCGTTACAACGGCAGTGCGTGGACGAAGGTGTTCGATCTCGGCTCGACAACACCTGGTCAGTTCCGAGACATCGCGGCAAACAATCCAGGAGACATCTGGGTCGTGGGCAGCAACGGCAATCGCTACCACTGGCCCCAGTGA